The genomic window TCAAAAGCTGCTTTTCCAATTATTGCAGCTATTGGAGGGATGGTAGTTCCAGCACTAATTTATGTTGCTTTAAATACAGATAATCCATTAGGATTTGGTATTCCAATGGCTACAGATATTGCTTTTGCTCTTGGAATTTTAATGTTATTAGGAACAAGAGTAAACCCAGCACTTAAACTTTTTTTAGTTGCACTTGCAGTTGTTGATGATTTAGGAGCTGTTTTAGTTGTTGCCACTGTTTATACAAGTGAAATAAAAGTTGAATATTTTTTACATGCTGGTGTTACTTATGCTCTAATTTGGCTTTTAAATTATTTAGGTGTAAAAAAGCTTTTACCTTATTTAATTTTAGGTATTTTCTTATGGATTTTTATCCATGAAATTGGAATTCATGCAACAATTGCTGGAGTTTTATTAGCTTTTGCAATTCCTATTAGCTCAAAAATGAATGAAGATAGATTTATTGAAAAAACGAGAAATTCGCTGGATAAATTTGAAAGAAACATAGATGATGTTCCTATTTTGAATCATCATCAAATTAATGCTCTTGAAAAAATTGCACACAGTTATGATAAGGTTCAAAATCCACTTGTAAAATTAGAACATAATCTTCATGGTTTATCTGCCTTTTTTATTATGCCTTTATTTGCATTTTCAAATGCAGGTGTATTAATAGATTTTTCAACAATATCAGCAAATATGATGATAGTTTTAGGAGTAGTTTTGGGATTAATTCTTGGAAAACCAATCGGTATTTTTGGATTTACTTTCTTAGCTACAAAAATTGGAATCATTAAAAAACCAGATGATATTTCATGGTATGATGTA from Arcobacter venerupis includes these protein-coding regions:
- the nhaA gene encoding Na+/H+ antiporter NhaA, encoding MIKKFLLLEDFISKEALSGILLFLATVAAVIVANSSLGQAYYDLWHMQLGMTLGEKSISMSLTYWIDDGLMALFFLMVGLEIKREMVIGELSSVSKAAFPIIAAIGGMVVPALIYVALNTDNPLGFGIPMATDIAFALGILMLLGTRVNPALKLFLVALAVVDDLGAVLVVATVYTSEIKVEYFLHAGVTYALIWLLNYLGVKKLLPYLILGIFLWIFIHEIGIHATIAGVLLAFAIPISSKMNEDRFIEKTRNSLDKFERNIDDVPILNHHQINALEKIAHSYDKVQNPLVKLEHNLHGLSAFFIMPLFAFSNAGVLIDFSTISANMMIVLGVVLGLILGKPIGIFGFTFLATKIGIIKKPDDISWYDVVAVGFLGGIGFTMSIFITHLAFTDETVIAAVKLGVFAASFIAAIIGVILIMLKKKA